In Phaseolus vulgaris cultivar G19833 chromosome 7, P. vulgaris v2.0, whole genome shotgun sequence, the genomic stretch ttcttaggaagagtttatccacttccatgaagaaagaatcaagagcttttgttgtcctaggaagctctaatatgaaatgtgtgtcttcccaagtatcttttacaaaaggtgaaggagtatagagttcttgagactttgcttaggtgtagtttgaaaacaagagttgtacctaaagtaatgtctttgaacctcttttctcatgggtgacaaaagttttcctcttaaaagctctagagttttatcaactctcatttgtcccatgagttctccttcttgtagactttttctcttatgtgcaaaGAGAGTCTTGTTGGTACAACCAcggtttatgaaaatttgtacattttgcaatggttgtctcaataagacatggcaagttgttctaggcactacttcatacaaaaattggtaggtgcttatagataacttgtcattcttttggggatatcttaacacatttgagaaatagtcttgatctatgcaagcttcttttaaagacttttcttttgtgcttatgcttgcaagtgttcctttacaataggaaaggctaggttgttcaacaagaagcatgtttgtaaaggtatTTTCATTGTGCTTggcttgttgaatgaccttgtgggaaggaacactattctcccacgccttttgtttcccaaaatttttctctttttctattttttcttcatcccttttgtgtttcatttgtatttggtcttttaccacttgggaatgtggtaaaggactaagtacaaactttttgtgcttgtggatgaaagaaatctcgttagttagaccattatgcgaggttttcttatcaaattgccatggtctacctaataagacgtggcaagcttccataggtactacatcacacaAAACATTGTCTtcgtagttacctatagaaaactcgatttccacttgtttgtctacacgtagttctccatcctcattgatccattgtaaattgtaaggttttggatgaggaactacttgtagatttagtttctcaatcaatctagtgctacagcaattgcagcatgatccaccatccacaataagagagcatatattttctaaaatattgcatctagtatgaaaaatgttctcttgTTGTGTCtcaatggatgcactaggttgattgtggaggattctttgaatcatcaataagtccccctccaaaggatttatcctctctccttccccctttccttgtgtactaggttcatcctcaccacttgtgtactcatcttttccctttaaaaacaaaaccctttggtttggacattgcgcttgcacatgccctcttccaaaacatttaaaacacttggtctccctagcacggatgtatggggtggaggcatcttttactaagggtttggtagtttctttggattcgtctctaggtgtactaccctcccttttaaagtctttcttgggataagagttgaagaacccaccctttgacttgaagttttgcgcaaattttgttgttcaactttaatgcaaagttgaaccaaatcattcaagtcttgatagggtaatagttctactctatctcttatctcaaggttgagcccacttagaaacctagatatggtggtggtttcttcctctctaatggatgctctcatcatgtagagctccattttctgcctatactcttccacacttaagttcttttgttggagtctttggagcttgtccatcaactccctatggtagtaggaaggtatgtggcgacgtcttagggctcccctaaggtcattccaatattctatgggaggctccctatgaagacgtcggtctctctctagagaggtccatcaatacatggcattgctttggaaactaagggttgctaagggtaccttcctctcctcactcaccctatggcaagcaaagagttgctctactttcatctcccagtCTAGGTAGGcttctacatcttccttaccatagaaatggggtaggtctacccttacttcccttgggctctcttgctccctttgcctagttcttctagggggtggttggtaataatcattgatcctacggcttccctcccctagagactcaatactttgagatgcatgagtaagcgtttttttttatttttgtgttttttgtgatttctcttcttgagccttagccaactcattgattttgttctcattctccaattgtctaaaagagattaattgcaccgcttgtgaaacttctttcaaaagagttttcaaagattttacttcactttcaatagactttggagagtgaggagaagaagacatggctaaaactttgtgtatataggtgttttactttgagaaagtttaggaaagttaaagaaggtagttttccaggtaagggaggtgagtcacaatggactacttaagtaccaagccttttccttgccaaaaactatcctccaatatcttcacacaagactttctcttagtgaaacacttagaacacaaataagttgagaaataaaagcaagaaaacaatgtaagctaactatgcaacaaggctagtcggtttagcacaaaatttaaacaaaattaaacatgcaaagcgTTTCTACTAAAGCAATAGAATAGCAAAttcaaacaagtaacaattactaaacaagaatgctatactattcggccctaggtgaggcttcttggacacttggagcccttgaagacacactcaccgtctaaaacgtaattaaaagggtaattaacaataaaccaagttgcaaaggaattaagaaaactccctttgttgatcctctttttggttagtgcacttccttgttgtctatGCTTCTTTgatcctccaagtgtttgtagtgttttctttttcaagaatgcttgtttcggctttggctttgtcttctccttagaatgatggtcttaattctccaatttccagcacctatcacaGGGCTgaaccttaaccaagtcaagtttcaaaccacataagcaccaaagaagagaagaaattccagcacccaaattagaggtcaaagaacaaaagcaagaaacaattaaattgaataaaacagtaccaccaaaaggatttagattatgacaactagaaagagagtcaagaaattaaagcaacaaataaaaggtactcaattaaaggttggcacacaaaagaattcctaaagaaaaccactagattagatgaccaaataaaaaaaacagcaccactggaaaatgttgtgggccagaaaacgtgtttgttccccaatttatgctgagctgtatttttaaaatttgatatgcaagatattcaggatcttatctaaaatctggctttggaatcactcaaaacgcatgcaccatttttttttaataaattttgcaattttggtgttcagttaggccagctggagcgcctcagatttgcactctgattttaaaagatttatcattttttttctgtttcttcttttgacctaattctttttttgtcctttctataacactttaaacttgcatattccagagaatcaaaattttcctatgagtggaaatatttttctggatcaaaacagccaaaacagagaaggtgaaaacaggggaatctgaaaactggaaacaaaaacagcaagataccaaagtttagacacaatggaaatttgtgaaatagaattgtgtaggatctaaacacaatatgaactcaaactaaaattaaaaaggcaccaaaagatcaaagaacagcagattcaagcaaattaaagagacccaaaatcaagaaacaatcaagccaaataaaaggactactatgaattgttgacaatatggatgaacatgacttgacaaaacatgtatagattcagaaaattaaagactcaaagcataatatgaaccaaataatgaaagcaataaagactcaaaagcctaaaagaaaatagcaactcaaaggtgtatggaatcctatcacaaattgcacaagaacttgttcaagatcaattgaacaagagtgcttcggttggatcttccacaaagcacaccaaacaaattaaaatgtaaaaaacagcaagacaattatggaaaataagatgaacaacatgaaagtaaagaagaactaaaattgaaaagaccaagagctactcatcttgaagaaccaaagctcatgataccaaatgatggcatttcatgaagttcttcttgaatcaaagtagagtaaaggggcggaagcaatggatgaggtgagcaagatcctcctaagagtggtgttgatcttgtaggtgcatgttaagtgtgggtattgggtggttcggccagcccaagggaaaagatgaaggaattgaagtttagagcctaggattctagggagaagcaaagttgagcacaaatgggcagcataactttactcacaataaacttgaaaatacaaggtgtaggctcctccttttataggctaaggaggaccataatgcaaccctaatgctaccaaaatgaaatgcaaattacatcCAAAGACTAAAGGCACATGGCCGGCCCTAGCCTAAAGATTCCTTCTAGAAAACGCaccaaatcttaacaaatcTAGGTTAAGTCCTTATGAAACcatgtgtgctatttacaccacaattaATACCATGCTACCCTTAATGGGCCGTCCATGTATCTTACAAATCTTTCTTGGATTCACATTGGTCTAgacgcttcctccattggcctagacgcttcctccattggctTAGACGCTCCTCCCATGGGTCTAgacgcttcctccattggcctagacgctcttggtttggctttggatgcttatgtcttggctcttgtctttcttgtgaggttgtgcttggccctcttccatcactatTGCTACTGGATTTAATGGTTAAGCATTCCTAATATTGTAATACAAAAGAAGTTGAGATTAGTCTTAAAGTACATATAGTGTATTATAAACAATAACTTAAATACATATTGTTACATATTCCCAACTTCCGTCAATGTCAAGTTTTATAATGGTagtcatccattgcataatgtagtAGGCACACTCATACCCTTTCGTTTGTTTACTACACTAcaattcaatattaattaaaaattaatattaatattttgacaaacaatgaagagaggaagacaaaaaattacaaacatgCAGGTTCAACCATGTTAGTTTTTGACAATTTACATTGTATCGACCTTTGAGTATGCTATATCCACGCCATACCCtgattaatagaaaaaaaacttgGTAGTTGACGTTTAAGTATTATACGCATGTAAGTTGATAATGTAATTACCTGTCAACTATTTACTTGAGATGTGTATGGATTCTTGTGTAGTGAACAAAACCACACAGTGTTATCAATTACAGATAACACAAGTATATTGAACTaaaagctttgatgtctccaaatccatgaagattgctTGAAGGCTAGGTTGCTGCTTGTGGGCATGGGTTCTGGGTAGATTAGAATTTGTCAATCCACTCTTAGCTTAATCCAAAACTGAATCAATCAAGTTCTTTAAAATGTGTTTTTCAAAGTAGTGAAAAACAACCCGTTGATTTAtcatttcaatcgattgttttacacttagtggttttgaaaaggatttgaaaaagctGAAATTGGCTGACCTCACAATCAaggccaattcaatcggttgaatcaagttttcaatcgattgttttttaaaaatcttgacAAAATTTGTTAAGTCTGGTAAATATGTTTTCCAAGATTCTAAACTATTTTTGCCCTTGATTAAAAGTCTTAAACGGCTATTTTGAGACTATATAACTGGTGTTTACGTCTTTGAATAGAGAGATATCAGATTACCAAAACGATTAATAAGTTTTTCAAGATtgcaagattgcttaaggctttgctttggttaagagtggaataggaatTGTTGTAATTCTTCTGTATCAGGTGTGATCTTTCTTGTTCTTACTTGTATTTCTTTTCATATTTGTAAAACTTGTAAGGTGCTGATGTATACAGTCAAAGGGTGTTCTAACTTGTAGTGAATTGTGTATCAAAGAGGGTGAATGTTCTTAAgaggttcaagatcacctctttcgtgtttgtgtgtttgtaagctagggttgattacatagtgaattctcaatggttagctgaggactggatgtagctctggttaagagtgaaccagtataaattctTGTGTGAATTTATCTATCCCTCACTCCTTAAAACTGTTTGAACTGTGTTTTTTATAAActactgataaaaacaatcggttgattcgcataaacaaccgattgattttctggaatcaattaaaaacagttttgtttCTTGGCTGATCTGATTGCTTCTTCTATGTTTCTTCATTCTTGTCTAGTAttttcgaaaatctttcattaaacaattcacctccctctTGTTTAAAGTCTTTAATTCTAACAAAGTAACTATTAGTGACCTCTGCATCATCCATGAAAACAGTtagtaaaacttaaaaaaaatgaaatactaATAATTGACAACTTATACTAACTGAACTTACTCATTATTATAAGGGacaaatatatttgttttcttcCTGGAATCAAAGAATTGGTCTGAGTTTGAACTTTTTAAGTTCCAATTggattaattaattgaaaatccAAAAATCTATATACATATTGTTTCTCCTCGTTAATAGAAACTCTAGAAAATAcctataaataattaattaaaacataattaataatttaatacaatAAAGTAAATAGATCTCCAACTCCAACCTTAACCTCTTTAAAACATCCTCCATATGTTTAGAATTTTAGAAAGACATTTCTAGAGACTAGTTTTACCAATCAACTTAGAACTTCATAATATAATTGtcatatcactaaaaaaaatcattaaatatcaattaatttacagataaaaaatattatattaattaaattaaatattattttataaattgatttttttttatcagcaaagaattaataaattaaagagGGACACTTCAGGGTGTCCCAACCTGTATACATAAAACCAAACACCAGGGAGCACATATAAGGCTCACACAAACCTGCTTAAACTAGATACTCTTCctataaattttaaaagctAAACCCACGTCCAGCTGAGAACCATTATGCTAGAAGACCAAACAGCTAATGGCTTCAAAGATTGATGGAGCAGAGGGCCAATTTCTCCCATTCCAAATACCAGGAAACACCACCGATGCCAATGAGCAGAATGAAAACAGCAGCTAACCAAGCCAATATGTGTTGGTCAACAGCACTCTTCACACTCCACTTATGAAAACTATACGCACCAAAACCAACTGCGGGTCAACTGCAGGTCGCACTCCAGGTCAACTACCTCAATGCTCAAGGCTGTCCAGTAGGCTATTGCATACTAGGAGTCATTACTGATGTGCCTCGCTCAATTCACACTTTGCTTCACAACACTAGCAGCGCATACTCCCAATGCCATTATACACTAGGCCAACCGAACCACAGTACCAGACCTGGCAGCAACATAAAATGTTCCACCATCAGCCCTTACCACACCAACCTATAGCAGTACCACTCAAGGCCAGACAACACCTTCACGGCTCAGAAGAGCATGCAGATTCAAGATTGGAAACTATGGCCTTCCCCCTGGAAACAAGAACCACAGTGGCTGCCCTCCAACTGCCTCCCCTCTAAAGAGAATTCAGGTGCACTGCACACTACAGATGGAGAAAAAACCAACAGCATCAAAATTCCCCCCTTCACCTTTCACCCCATTCTGGACAGATTTGCACCTCCTTGCCACTAGCTGGACCAACCTATTAGAAAACCAGTCCATACGggtaatttattatatataaaataatttttattatcaataaaagtttaaaaaataatttttaaattaatatttaatcttAACTATCAAActtttaattacttattattttagattttaaattattttttaattaaattaataaatattattagtttaGAGACTAATAAGttagtttttaaaatcaatttttcattatctttaaatttttgAGGTATGGGAGTTTGAAAACCAAAGTGGGAGAATCTTCTCCCTTGCGACTTAGCAAAGGGAAAATTTTCTCATTATTCCAATTcgttttaaaagaaatatgatgaatacaaatttcaattaaaaaaagagTGTTTTATTCATTATAAACTACTTTATCGCTTATTGgcgttttaattattttagtatacGTTTTAATTGTAGATTTTAATATATAGAGAGaggtataatttttaaaattgaacttaaagataaaatttgaagtttgtgagtgattaGGGAGAAAATAAATGTAACAGATTAATTAGAGATTAGTCAAGAATCATTGCATAATGTCTTCATGTTTTTCTGCGGATCCcactatattatattatttttaagacttgttgtcaatttttctttaatacaaaagttttaattttataagacCTTACTTGAACgataaagaaaaagttattttaagaaaaaaaaatattttaaaatcttatttaaaactatttttttgttatattactGTGTTCTGATAAATAGATCTTATAAGATTTAAGTTTTAAACTTATGTAAAAAGACTCAAATCTTACTTATatcataaaattcaaaatattaaacatgtgaTTCTAAAGTAGAAGATTGGtgtaaaaatagttttataagTAATTACTGACCtaaatttagagagaaaaagTTCCTTTTAAAGTTGTCACTTATTGTATTAGCAAGAGATTTGTAAAGAATTTGCAAGAAAATTTTTCCTCACtgattaattttcaattttcttgtGTCCATTTATGTAATAATTAAGGTAATACATTTGTCAGTATAACAATCTTATTGGTGTTTGTGAAAATAGGTTTAAGAATTTCCTTGGGAACCCCAACTAGGTTCTTCCAGTCACAATATTTTTGTGAGATCATTAAAACAAGTCTCGTTTGCTTATCCTTACCCCCaatgattttctttttcaattattattttttatttgattttttatgatGTGTCTGGAAAAACCTGAATTCAATTAAACTTGTAGCCGTTATTTAGAAATTATGATAGATTTTGTAGGTAAACAAGATCTAAATCCCTTGGATtgcaatatataaatattaagtaGTTGATAAAGgcacataaaaaaatttattcccTTAATAGGACCCACCTTATGAGCGaggtaaaattaataaaaaaatgatgaattgaGAAGAAGTAAGAAGTAAAGGGTGGCCCTCTTCTTACATGATTTGGCACAGTAAACCCACTACATAGAAAACTAATATAAAGACATTGCTTTAATAAATTCTTTCCATACCCTTTAACTTTTATAATTGAAGAAGGAAACATTTCGACACACGTAGGGCATCTGTATGAATGATCAGCATTTAGTGCTATTTCAGGAATCCCAATTAAATCCTTCATCTCAAATCTCTCTATATATGCCAAATTATGAACCACATCCTATGCAAATAAATCACCAAACTCACTGCAATTCCCATAATATATAGATACATAGACTTCAAAATTAGTAATCAGCTCAAACTATATATTATCCACTCATATCcttcattctttttcttttttaataactaCCTACTATTCATTTAACTATTATTAATCTATTTTATATCgcattctttctctttttttctttttaaatcatCATTTTTCTTTCATACTTGTTCAGTATTTGTCTTATTCTTAAGCAACGTTACTCTCCTCAACAAATTCATCATCAGAACCCAATGAAATCACAAAGAGAGAAGAGCTACAGCAAGAGGGTTACTTCATACAATTCATAAGAAGGAGAAAACATGCAAAACAGACACACACATATATTGTGTTATGTATGCAATTTTCTTTCATGATATAATCGGGACATACTAGGCAAGTAGTAGCAGAAAATAGTCTTAATAGTACCTCTTATTTTTACTGGACCAACTCTGTTAGgacattttaaatttgtttagcTTTCAAAACACAGCAGTATGTCAGGTTTAGTATGGTCATACATGCAGTCACATAAGAAGAATGTCATGACATCATCAAGAACTTGAATATCTCTAACTACAAGGGAAAACACAGCTGTGTTCAgaatttatataaaaacaattacccatttatattttttcaaacacTAGACAAAAATAAACGACTGTTTTAGTTTGTAAATTTAATCACACTCTTCCACATTTTCTAAAATATCTATtaacaaagaaaatataaaataatgaataagATTCATTAATAAGACATGCTTTCATAATTTTGAAtagattttaattaaaaatgtgtGATTAAAATGCATTAGATTAGACGTATATCTGTCCAATCATTATTCTGTTCtgattaatattatattaatatacaaAGAGATACTAAAGCTGAATGAAGACACCAtggaaaaatgaaaataactacTACATACATACACAGATATGGATTTTGCATAGTATGTTGCCTGTTTCAAGTTTCAGGCTTTGaccaaaagaaaacaaatagcACTATTATGAGGGTATTTAAAAATGTGGCAATAGCGCAATCTCTTTTCTCCCACTTAAGTAGACAATATATCAGAATTGATTCAGAGAGAGTTCGTGTGCACACACTCCAACGCACTACTCACCTTATGATGACTACCAATTGCATGACAGTTTGAAGCATGGATTATGTGGACTCGGTGTTCAACTgcatatttataaatgaaatcACACATGAAACTACACAAAATAAATGAACTAGCAGAACAGAAACCACCACCAAAATCACCTGACTCTCAACTGAAGTATAAATGAACATGTACGATTAAGTAAATGGCATATATGGAagttagagagagagagagagggagattTTCACACGGtaattaaaggaaaagaaactgCACTTCACCGCATCCAAGGAATGAAAATACATGGAGACTAAGACGATCTTGAGATCCATTATTTTCGTCATAACATCTTCAAGAGTACatacacatttttattttattaatacaaattgGACGATGTTGCAATATTGGTCTGTGACACACACGCACGCACAGCCCTCCACTGTTTTTTACTGCCACTGCTTAAATTACTGCTGCATCTACCAAGAGTACTGCTGTTTAGGTTTACACAATATATTTTCTAATGAAATTGCAAAGGGTGTCCCCATTTTGCAGTGCCCCAGCCCATTGTCAAATCACAATTTCTGCATAACAAGCAAACACGGagtaaaaaaacatgaaaagaaaacaaagaaacaTAATTGATCTGCATATACGCATTGCTAATTTCTACACTACCAATGGCCTCATGTGAAAGTAAGTCCAAATAAAGATTAATTAGATGACACGTGCAGGTTAGTTTACAGCTAGTTATAGAAACCTAAGAGTTGTGTTGTGATACAGTTATTGTTTGACTAATAGTTTAATGAGTTTGGATGCATAGGAAAAAAAGGTAGAGAGTGTCTTAATAACTACCAAAACCCTTGAATTTCGTAAGGTACATGGAATAATTATGAGGTTAGTTATGTGGCCTTACTAACTTGCATTATTTGAGGGGGGCAACGGAGGAGGATGTTGAGGACGCTTGCGTTTCTTTTTCTCGTAGCTAATTCCCCTAGCCTTGGCTTGTGAATCGCGCACTTCACGAAGGTAAAGTCTCACAGCACGAGCACCAAAAGGGTTAGCTTCAGGTTTTCCTCCATTTTCTTCGAAAGCAGCTCTGAGACGACCTATAAGAGCATCAAGGCTGCCCCATGCTTGGCGTAGAGGGCAAGGACAAGGTGCAGGAGGGTTGGGGTGCCCGAAGAATGGACAAAGGTGGGTGTGAACCTTGGTTTTTCCGAACTGGTCGAGGTACCTCAGGAATTCCAGCACGTGTGCGCCGCTGCAGCGTGAGAGCGAAAGTGGGGGTCTGTGGTTCCGAAGGTACTGCCCGAACGTGTTCCAGTCCCGCCGCTTTTGGTTCTCATAGCGGCTCAGAGTAGTGGAAGAGGAAGGTggtgatgatgaagatgaaggtggtggtggtgatgggAAATTGGAGGTGTTACCTGCTGAGAGGCTGATGGCTTTGGAATCCGAGTTTGACGAGGAGTCAAATTCTTGAAAGGAGTTCATGATCTGTAGGAGAAGGTGTTATTGGATATTTGGATCTGCGATCTTCTTTGTTACTGTTTGGGAAGGGTTTGCTGCTGTTTTTTGCTCAGTGACTTAGCGTGTTGGATCGATAAGGAGGGTGTTGAACAGTTGTGGAGATTGAGGTGTGTAAGGAGGGTAAGGAAGAAGATCTCTCAAGAATATAAGGCATGGAAGGAGGGTGCgcaagagagaaaagaaaaatggcTTTGATGGTGATCAGATTTCGGCAGGGTTTGAACTGTGCTGAGAAGTGAGAAGTGagtgagaaagaaagagagagagagggttGAATTGATGGACAATGGAGATAACTTAACAGGAAGGAGGGTAAAAGAACAGTTTAGAGAGAGAAGAAGGAGAAACCTATTTTCCTAGTAGCTAGGCTACCTTCAACCCCTCATATTTTTTGATAACTCCTAGAATACTTGAAAGCGTAGTGATGCTAGGTGCTTTTTGCTAACCCTGTTTTTCTGAAACCATTTTTAGGAATTTcacagtgtttttttttttttttttgtaggaGAGGAAGAAAGGGGTGTGCAGCTAGGTGAGTTGGTTTGACCTATGGCAGTGTCCGAAGCAAAGAGAGAATGTGATAGTGAGGGACCAGAGGGGCTTAATTGAGAAAGAAGCAGTGTTTTGGCCTTTAGGGCTTTTGTGGAAATGGAAATAGGTTGAAAATGACAGTGAGAGATTATTGATGCAGACAGATAAAGGTGTtgggtaaaaaaataaaaaataatggttTAGGTGCTTCTATTATCTCTCTTGGTTTGATTGACAACACCTCTTGGAAATTACCTGTTTGCCCTTTTATGTCTGAGACGACTAACTTTAGTTTGGGGGAAAATGGGATGATCAAGCATAGTTGCATAGAAGTAGAGAGAAGTAGGGCTTGTGAACTTACCATCATTAGAATGTTACTTTTCAACAAGTGCTAATCCCTAGGCCCTAGATATCTGTGTGCAGATTATAATGATTTCAATGATGAAAAATCATTGACTGCAAATGACTTCAATTAAATCCCCTACTAATACTAAATTAGGATTACAACCACCAACCCAAAAATAAGACATTTTACttaattttcaacttttttatattaaatcaaagctattattattattatttagaaatatatattaaatgttattttgttttattaaattaaaattcatttttgctataatttatatcttaattgtacattaatttttagatatcatttatatgtttatcttaatatgtatgtatataattttaattcaatttgatatattatttaaaagatttaaatttATGACCAAACGGATTTGAGAtgcaaaaaagaagagaatttggaattttttttaaaaatgaattatgaAAGGTGCTAGATGATCAGTTTTAGTGATTAATTAGAAAAGTAGATgaattaaaagaaacaaagtatagtattaagtatattaaaaaataaaatataataa encodes the following:
- the LOC137828687 gene encoding protein LIGHT-DEPENDENT SHORT HYPOCOTYLS 4-like isoform X1 codes for the protein MNSFQEFDSSSNSDSKAISLSAGNTSNFPSPPPPSSSSSPPSSSTTLSRYENQKRRDWNTFGQYLRNHRPPLSLSRCSGAHVLEFLRYLDQFGKTKVHTHLCPFFGHPNPPAPCPCPLRQAWGSLDALIGRLRAAFEENGGKPEANPFGARAVRLYLREVRDSQAKARGISYEKKKRKRPQHPPPLPPSNNAKIVI
- the LOC137828687 gene encoding protein LIGHT-DEPENDENT SHORT HYPOCOTYLS 4-like isoform X3, with amino-acid sequence MNSFQEFDSSSNSDSKAISLSAGNTSNFPSPPPPSSSSSPPSSSTTLSRYENQKRRDWNTFGQYLRNHRPPLSLSRCSGAHVLEFLRYLDQFGKTKVHTHLCPFFGHPNPPAPCPCPLRQAWGSLDALIGRLRAAFEENGGKPEANPFGARAVRLYLREVRDSQAKARGISYEKKKRKRPQHPPPLPPSNNKL
- the LOC137828687 gene encoding protein LIGHT-DEPENDENT SHORT HYPOCOTYLS 4-like isoform X2, whose protein sequence is MNSFQEFDSSSNSDSKAISLSAGNTSNFPSPPPPSSSSSPPSSSTTLSRYENQKRRDWNTFGQYLRNHRPPLSLSRCSGAHVLEFLRYLDQFGKTKVHTHLCPFFGHPNPPAPCPCPLRQAWGSLDALIGRLRAAFEENGGKPEANPFGARAVRLYLREVRDSQAKARGISYEKKKRKRPQHPPPLPPSNNAS